From Cygnus atratus isolate AKBS03 ecotype Queensland, Australia chromosome 1, CAtr_DNAZoo_HiC_assembly, whole genome shotgun sequence, the proteins below share one genomic window:
- the PROSER2 gene encoding proline and serine-rich protein 2: MIQAVNSAGWFVPCHAKPRKQDDESMKYLTHEEQDVLMFFEETIDALEDDLEEAVLHDSGIQCQSSRSTEENVSSHSETEDIIDLVQSTPESSDHEGPPSKDAEPVLDATWRAESPKPAAPADLPSHPSESQPLPCETPPLPPPPPPAVQHPKLLRSIPTPLIMAQKMSEQQMESRVRFPGALKEGSLDRKKTPVANGDYFPKHPPAPAPKLHRFPSNINITNVSGKEFNETISKAAVNVQERRAQVLANINGGAFLAAELEEKLQKNDFLSRNRSSSLRDLSSEQARYEALTKLGLVKGKPAQDQVDHAPSAQRLDAQPKQADAVPNGYQNIHEVLKSEPSPFLPTGKTVTIKPEGALAANKVAQQNAAKGFNDYKQPNLSLDMRRRSGSLPRPSGFRSQGITVKFSGRGSTEEARREALRKLGLLKETA; this comes from the exons GATGATGAGAGTATGAAGTACTTAACCCACGAAGAGCAGGATGTTCTCATGTTCTTCGAGGAAACTATAGATGCCTTAGAAGACGACTTGGAGGAAGCAGTCCTACACGACAGTGGCATCCAGTGTCAGTCTTCAAGGTCAACGGAAGAGAACGTGTCCAGCCATTCGGAGACCGAGGATATCATAGACTTAGTGCAGTCGACGCCCGAGAGCAGCGACCACGAAGGCCCTCCTAGCAAAGATGCAGAACCAG TGTTGGATGCTACCTGGCGAGCGGAGAGCCCTAAGCCAGCTGCACCTGCCGACCTTCCCTCGCATCCCTCGGAATCGCAGCCACTGCCCTGTGAgactcctcctcttcctcctccgcCCCCTCCTGCCGTGCAGCATCCAAAATTGCTTCGCTCGATCCCCACCCCGCTCATCATGGCCCAGAAGATGTCCGAGCAGCAAATGGAGAGCAGGGTGCGCTTCCCCGGCGCCCTCAAGGAAGGGAGCTTGGACAGGAAGAAGACCCCTGTAGCCAACGGTGATTATTTCCCAAAGCACCCTCCTGCACCCGCCCCCAAACTGCACCGATTTCCCAGCAACATCAACATAACGAACGTCAGCGGCAAGGAATTCAACGAGACCATCTCCAAAGCAGCCGTTAACGTACAGGAGCGGAGAGCTCAGGTGCTGGCCAACATCAACGGCGGAGCCTTTCTGGCAGCCgagctggaggagaagctgcagaaaaacGACTTCTTGTCGCGCAACAGGAGCTCTTCCTTAAGGGATCTCTCCTCCGAGCAAGCACGCTATGAGGCCCTGACAAAACTCGGTCTCGTTAAGGGAAAGCCAGCTCAGGACCAAGTGGATCATGCCCCGAGTGCTCAGCGTCTGGATGCGCAGCCCAAGCAGGCAGACGCCGTTCCCAATGGGTATCAAAACATCCACGAGGTCTTAAAAAGCGAGCCCAGCCCTTTCCTTCCTACGGGCAAAACTGTAACAATCAAACCAGAGGGAGCTCTTGCTGCTAACAAGGTCGCTCAGCAGAACGCAGCAAAGGGCTTTAATGATTACAAACAACCTAACCTCAGCCTGGATATGAGAAGGAGGTCGGGTTCGCTGCCCAGGCCCTCGGGATTTCGCTCGCAAGGGATCACGGTCAAGTTCTCTGGACGTGGCTCAACAGAAGAAGCTAGGAGGGAGGCACTCCGCAAACTGGGACTGCTGAAAGAGACTGCGTAA